The window CAATCGGTTATTTTTTGATCAAAGTCATCTCCACCAAGGTGAATATCTCCATTAGTAGATTTTACCTCAAACACACCATCACCCAGTTCTAAAATAGAAACGTCAAACGTACCACCTCCAAGATCAAATACAGCAATAGTCATATCCTTATTCTGTTTATCTAATCCGTAAGCCAAGGCAGCAGCAGTTGGTTCATTGATAATTCGCTTTACTGTAAGACCGGCTATTTCACCTGCTTCTTTAGTAGCTTGTCTTTCCGCATCGTTAAAATAGGCAGGTACAGTAATAACGGCTTCCGTAATTGTTGTACCTAAATAATCCTCTGCAGAGCTTTTCATTTTTTGCAAGATAATAGCTGAAATTTCTTGCGGAGTATACTGTTTACCACCAATGGATACACGTACGGTATTATTACTTCCAGATGTTACTTTATAAGAAACCTCCTTAATTTCATTAGCAACACTATCATAACCTTTTCCCATAAAACGCTTAATGGAACTGAGTGTATTATGAGGATTGATAATAGCTTGTCGTTTAGCAGGATCACCTACTTTTCGTTCCCCCTTTCCATCATTTAAAAAAGCGACTACAGATGGGGTAGTTCTTTTTCCTTCATTATTAGCAATGACCACTGGATCATTTCCTTCTATTACTGCAACGCAAGAGTTTGTTGTTCCTAAATCTATTCCAATTATTTTTCCCATTTCTACTTTGTTTGTATTGTTCTTCTTAATCCTTTATTAAATGCCTCGCTTCTTGATAAGAAAAGTAAATAATAAACGAATCTATATTTACCTACTCTAGGTATATAAACAAAGTTTATACCAAACTATACGATATCTATAATGGTATGACAAAATGACATAGCCTTGCCTTCCACTTGGTTTTATATATGATATATTATTGATACTTTATTTGTATTTTGTAAAGTCTTTAAATTTTATTGTTTAGCAAATCATAAAAATGCAACCATGCATAACATCATAAATTATACGCCTAATTCTATTCTATGAGTCTAGTAAACGATAATTTAGGCTGGTTTAAACGCAAAAAAAAGGGTATTCTTACACCAAGTTCAGCAAAAAAAGAATTACCAGATGGACTATGGATTAAAACGCCAAATGGTAAAATTGTACATAGCAAAGTACTACAAGAAAATTTGCAAGTAGTTCCAGATGATGGTTATCACCTGAGTATTGGTTCAAAAGATTATTTTTCTATTTTATTCGATAACCATCAATACACAGAAATTAATACAGGGCTCAAATCTACAGACCCTTTAAATTTTATAGATAACAAATCTTATAAGGAAAGATTAAAACAGGCACAAGAAAATACAGATTTGGTAGATGCTGTACGAACAGCTTATGGAACCATACATGGGTTACCGTTAGCTATTGCCTGCATGGATTTTTCTTTTATTGGAGGATCTATGGGGAGTGTAGTTGGTGAAAAAATAGCACAACTAATAGATTATGCTATATCGTTCAAAACACCACTGCTTATTATATCTAAGTCTGGAGGAGCACGCATGATGGAAGGAAGTTTTTCATTGATGCAAATGGCTAAAACATCTGCTAAACTACTCCAATTGGCTCATGCCAAAATTCCATATATTTCCCTACTAACAGATCCTACTACAGGTGGGGTAACGGCCTCTTATGCGATGTTGGGTGATATTAATATGGCTGAACCAGGTGCGCTTATCTGTTTTGCCGGTCCAA is drawn from Cardinium endosymbiont of Culicoides punctatus and contains these coding sequences:
- the accD gene encoding acetyl-CoA carboxylase, carboxyltransferase subunit beta encodes the protein MSLVNDNLGWFKRKKKGILTPSSAKKELPDGLWIKTPNGKIVHSKVLQENLQVVPDDGYHLSIGSKDYFSILFDNHQYTEINTGLKSTDPLNFIDNKSYKERLKQAQENTDLVDAVRTAYGTIHGLPLAIACMDFSFIGGSMGSVVGEKIAQLIDYAISFKTPLLIISKSGGARMMEGSFSLMQMAKTSAKLLQLAHAKIPYISLLTDPTTGGVTASYAMLGDINMAEPGALICFAGPRIIRETVGKELPKGFQRAEFLLEHGFLDMIVDRRKLKETITLLLKMLK